The DNA region TAAAACCAAACGCAAATTTTACCCAAACCTACAACTTCAGAAATTTTATATTCCTGAAGAAAACCGTTGGATTACGTTGAAAGTTTCTACTTCGGCGATTAAAACCATCAACAAGGTAGGTATTAACGAAGCCATCAACCGT from Pedobacter endophyticus includes:
- the rpmB gene encoding 50S ribosomal protein L28; this translates as MSRVCDLTGKKAMVGNNVSHSNVKTKRKFYPNLQLQKFYIPEENRWITLKVSTSAIKTINKVGINEAINRFVKKGFL